From the genome of Deltaproteobacteria bacterium, one region includes:
- a CDS encoding cytochrome ubiquinol oxidase subunit I: protein MKPRLLIAAAIVVLLGLGGAVRVYLALENQAYHPPVRSTSVESGVPREQALEDIAKDHEAKAKAKKYEPPTYRTLPLVSSRVAVWVVAQLHLMFAAFVLAVPMFAFIIELIGYFNGDKRYDRLAYEFTKLLSTSFSFTASFGGFLTFLLIMLYPAFTNYLMEIFSWTFFPYVALFFAEAGFLYSYYYGWGKFHPLVHLFLGLGINVVGTLIMFIADSWASFMMTPGGVSDAGALIDPWAALDNFTWMPINIHRFIGNIAFGGSVAAAYAAWKFLGAKTDEERAHYDWMGYMGNFVAISAFLPLPFAGYYLAREIYGYNQALGIMMMGGAFSWLFIIQAVLIGNLFLAANYYLWLGMGRIEGTQSYQRYVKYLLAAIAVCFAVWATPRSILASVSEIKAMGGTLHPALGVLGVMSAKNTAVNILILTTYVSFLFYRRTGKRPTVAWAALGNAAQFLIFFGVSAFVIALGVYGYFVDAATRIGLSIPQVLSVLFAMVAMTVIDAFLLRGAEETGATHWGKLPAISQYVLIFIAVTFTWLMGLMGYVRSGLRQHWHVYGVMRDQSVDAFTPTLGFATQVISVIVIIFFALIAFVFWLSSLHDRPDWNGGGGH, encoded by the coding sequence ATGAAGCCGCGCCTCCTGATCGCGGCGGCGATCGTCGTGCTGCTCGGCCTTGGCGGCGCGGTGCGCGTCTACCTCGCGCTCGAGAACCAGGCCTATCACCCGCCGGTGCGCTCGACGAGCGTCGAGTCGGGGGTGCCGCGCGAGCAGGCGCTCGAGGACATCGCCAAGGACCACGAGGCCAAGGCCAAAGCCAAGAAGTACGAGCCGCCGACCTATCGCACGCTGCCGCTCGTCAGCAGCCGGGTGGCGGTCTGGGTGGTGGCGCAGCTCCATCTCATGTTCGCGGCGTTCGTGCTCGCCGTGCCGATGTTCGCGTTCATCATCGAGCTCATCGGCTACTTCAACGGCGACAAACGCTACGACCGCCTCGCCTACGAGTTCACGAAGCTGCTTTCGACGTCGTTCTCCTTCACGGCGAGCTTCGGCGGGTTCCTGACCTTCCTCCTCATCATGCTGTACCCCGCCTTCACGAACTACCTGATGGAGATCTTCTCCTGGACGTTCTTCCCCTACGTCGCGCTGTTCTTCGCGGAGGCCGGATTCCTCTACAGCTACTACTACGGCTGGGGAAAGTTTCATCCGCTGGTGCACCTGTTCCTTGGCCTCGGAATCAACGTCGTCGGAACGCTGATCATGTTCATCGCCGACTCGTGGGCCTCGTTCATGATGACCCCGGGCGGCGTCTCGGACGCCGGCGCGCTCATCGACCCGTGGGCGGCCCTGGACAACTTCACGTGGATGCCGATCAACATCCACCGGTTCATCGGCAACATCGCCTTCGGCGGCTCGGTGGCCGCGGCCTACGCCGCCTGGAAGTTCCTCGGCGCCAAGACCGACGAGGAACGCGCCCACTACGACTGGATGGGCTACATGGGGAACTTCGTCGCGATCAGCGCGTTCCTCCCGCTGCCCTTCGCCGGCTACTACCTGGCGCGCGAGATCTACGGGTACAACCAGGCGCTCGGCATCATGATGATGGGCGGCGCCTTCTCGTGGCTGTTCATCATCCAGGCCGTCCTGATCGGCAACCTCTTCCTCGCCGCGAACTACTATCTCTGGCTCGGGATGGGCCGGATCGAGGGGACGCAGAGCTATCAGCGTTACGTGAAGTACCTGCTCGCCGCGATTGCCGTGTGCTTCGCGGTGTGGGCGACGCCGCGCTCGATCCTGGCGTCCGTGAGCGAGATCAAGGCCATGGGCGGTACGCTGCATCCGGCCCTCGGCGTGCTCGGAGTGATGTCGGCGAAGAACACGGCCGTGAACATCCTCATCCTGACGACGTACGTGAGCTTCCTCTTCTATCGCCGCACCGGGAAGCGGCCGACCGTGGCGTGGGCGGCGCTCGGCAACGCCGCGCAATTCCTGATCTTCTTCGGCGTCTCCGCCTTCGTGATCGCGCTCGGGGTCTACGGCTACTTCGTCGACGCCGCGACCCGCATCGGCCTGTCGATCCCGCAGGTGCTGTCGGTGCTGTTCGCCATGGTCGCCATGACCGTGATCGACGCGTTCCTGCTACGCGGCGCCGAGGAGACCGGCGCGACGCATTGGGGGAAGCTGCCGGCGATCTCGCAGTACGTGCTGATCTTCATCGCCGTCACCTTCACCTGGCTCATGGGCCTGATGGGCTACGTGCGGTCGGGGCTGCGCCAGCACT
- a CDS encoding cytochrome c — MSRSRARAVVGSVVAVLAALALQGCMRGCSSSEPPVLINFSMFNQPKYKAQAKSDFFYDGKTMRQPVAGTIARGHLHEDPALATGMDAEGQPLATSPVAVDAALLARGADRYGIYCQPCHDERGEGKGVLAERAKVPTANLLAQRVRELPDGAIFDTVTNGKGLMAGYRYPITASDRWAIIAYVRDMQKKNAEMEAAR; from the coding sequence ATGAGCCGCTCGCGCGCGAGAGCGGTCGTCGGGTCCGTGGTCGCGGTGCTCGCCGCGCTCGCCTTGCAGGGGTGCATGCGCGGCTGCAGCTCGAGCGAGCCGCCGGTGCTGATCAACTTCAGCATGTTCAATCAGCCGAAGTACAAGGCGCAGGCGAAGAGCGACTTCTTCTACGACGGCAAGACGATGCGGCAGCCCGTCGCCGGGACGATCGCGCGCGGACACCTCCACGAGGATCCGGCGCTCGCGACCGGCATGGACGCCGAGGGGCAGCCGCTTGCGACGTCGCCGGTGGCGGTCGACGCCGCGCTCCTCGCGCGCGGCGCCGACCGCTACGGCATCTACTGCCAGCCGTGCCACGACGAGCGCGGCGAAGGGAAGGGCGTGCTCGCGGAGCGCGCCAAGGTCCCGACCGCGAACCTCCTTGCCCAGCGCGTCCGGGAGCTCCCGGACGGCGCCATCTTCGACACGGTCACCAACGGCAAGGGCTTGATGGCGGGCTACCGGTATCCGATCACGGCGTCCGATCGCTGGGCGATCATCGCGTACGTCCGCGACATGCAGAAGAAGAACGCGGAGATGGAGGCCGCGAGATGA